One part of the Ziziphus jujuba cultivar Dongzao chromosome 2, ASM3175591v1 genome encodes these proteins:
- the LOC107415640 gene encoding uncharacterized protein LOC107415640, with translation MDLPLRGEGPAILQLQRWGPSHPQLNLSEFREAFISPTRELLLLLSTRREALLLPLITAGSGASSSQALVLPNGLEDSRMDDLPCSSGSSGSVVDDFDNSFFFKNETSGCKSYPYVGDVESLAWGVCGDTYNLHQDALFREFLFVSGNHGVTVHAFCKPNINNARSGIESEKNEFGQGRWVEWGPCATLVRDEESCSETRRNVEDVKVVNGNSEIRNNVVNASGKDDLSRGIDSKRWMQTFFTEVEDIETGGKVWTRFPQKSSYPCSAKVVSFSIFNSNSPFRDFLSQCNSLSNKEPFQEAIHDSDDDPSTNSELPSSGSNFCPKILSTVFGVAMNSLYKCSRVFSSNSHYCIGFVLTLVDPVSSSNSDGSERSMYKNVVLVARLDNWGIQWVCSIKLEENLNVGPLVEWTDFCFSENLLVCLNASGLIVFYSATSGEFVGQLDVLQNFGLKRQSYFLEKSKLSVFADRKSIQVDEVQDSSTSQFGNCCGRRIFSRLMSALHTSLLAVVDEYGAIYVICAGDYLVEECHTNELLPHYKRLGLGMLVGWEVGGSDIGCQRMYPGFDGYFNYDGYFNYSTSSMSKGHFPYLNDSGSNPLQKFQEGNIRGKGKQYSFLSGFSASSEINQMFHSADVKSHLLRKIFLPMYKFSGDDSICFSPFGITRLRRKHNMKDQKGSQIVHFNLRAELAVCDDSCLNSGCEMFYLQGRDVFIGDAIGCTFQGCFYLVTEGGLSVVLPSVSVSSNFFPVESIGYRHSSNHSGTGYQLKDNLELKDFKQPWLPWNIEVLDRVLLYGSTEEADHLCRENGWNLKISRIRRLQLALHYLKFDEIELSLEMLVGVNLAEEGILRMLFAAVYLMLFKVGSENDVSAASRLLVLAARFATKMIRKYGLLQYNGYPQGGRQLLSLPSVLPDKVQTEVQNSQRLQEMAHFLEIIRNLQSRLSSKFKRPGQGSVDGGEASRLVDADLSQDEPELSIVSVDTSSLETPDQHEISFPASAGSANYAENLVLTPVEPKSHFDPEDLSEVSAFVPRGGLLENPKEMFVRWKIDNLDLKTVVNDALLSGRLPLAVLQLHLHRSRGLVSDKEPHDTFMEVRDIGRAIAYDLFLKGETGLAVATLQRLGEDVETSLKQLLFGTVRRSLRAQLTEEMKRYGYLVPYELKILDTISLIERLYPSSSFWKTFIGRQKEYMRVPASSNPPRRNYLRLLHSHVINNFTIECNEVDGVVLGSWANVDENPLVPLADEGNPQSGYWAAAAIWSSDWDQRTIDRIVLDQSSFMGVHVLWESQLEYYICRNDWAEVSKLLDLIPDAILVDGSLQVSLDGLHPASVGCERESSSYSNYLCSLEELDVVCMEVRDVKVLRFAAIIMSSTWLKVLVEEKLARRLIFLKEYWEGTAEIVPLLARSGLITGKYKIPSDVDLVESISDLKSLDGGVTFNSDSIQSLRKLLLHHCVNCNLPYLLDLYLEHHELVVHNDSLYSLQDAAGDCEWAKWLLLSRVKGSEYDASFSNARSITSQNLVPTANLNVHEMDEIIRTVDDIAEGGGELAALATLMYAPAPIQNCLSSGSVKRHSSSSAQCTLENLKPTLQRFPTLWRTLVSACFGQDTTYSYYGPKKKNALLEYLNWRDHVFFSTGRDTSLLQMLPCWFPKSVRRLIQLYVQGPLGWQSIPGMPIGETLLHREIDFSINVDEHAEIGAMSWEATIQKHIEEELYDPALEETGLGLEHQLHRGRALCAFKRLLTVRVQKLKSEGKSRAAEHGQKNVQSDVLTLLAPITESEESLLSSVVPLAIMHFEDSVLVASCAFLLELCGLSASMLRVDIAALRRISAYYKTTENNESTRQLSPKSSAFHAVSREGDITESLAQALADEYLHQDVASIAKQKEILSLRNGRKSSRALMLVLQNLEKVSLPTMVDGKTCGAWLLSGNGDGIELRSQQKAASQHWNLVTVFCQMHQLPLSTKYLAVLARDNDWVGYLSEAQVGGYPFDTVIQVASKEFSDPHLRIHILTVLKGMQSRKKASSSPYPDTTEKSTEISFLDEDICIPVELFTILAECEKQKSPGAALLMKAKDLSWSILAMIASCFPDVSPLSCLTVWLEITAARETSSIKVNDIASQIADNVGAAVEASNSLPAGSRALTFHYNRRNPKRRRLLEPGGRDVSPATVSDKSTGHVVENVIAQEIVVEDERRVDIGEHNKLHSDSDDGPVSLSKMVAVLCEQRLFLPLLRAFEMFLPSCSLLSFIRALQAFSQMRLSEASAHLGSFSARIKEEPIHLQANIGREGQIGTTWISDTAIKAADAMLSTCPSPYEKRCLLQLLAATDFGDGGSAATYYRRLYWKINLAEPSLRKDDVLHLGNETLDDASLLTALEKNSHWEQARNWAKQLEASGGPWKSAVHRVTETQVESMVAEWKEFLWDVPEERVALWGHCQTLFIRYSFPALQAGLFFLKHAEAVEKDLPARELHELLLLSLQWLSGMITLSNPVYPLHLLREIETKVWLLAVESEAQVKSEGEFSLTNSIRDSITKNSSNIIDRTASIITKMDNHINAIRNRTVEKHDAREINPVHYKNQFDASYSTTASGNTKAKRRAKGYVSLRRPLLDPADKTVDSDEVSSSHNSKNDVQLQDENIRMETSFSRWEERVGPAELERAVLSLLEFGQITAAKQLQHKLSPHLIPSEFVLVDAALKLAAISAPSGLVSISILDEDVRSVMQSHGILTNQHQMEPMQVLESLATIFTEGCGRGLCKRIIAVVKAANVLGLSFSEAFDKQPIELLQLLSLKAQESFEEAYLLVQTHSMPAANIAQILAESFLKGLLAAHRGGYMDSQKEEGPAPLLWRFSDFLKWAELCPSEPEIGHALMRMVITGQEIPHACEVELLILSHHFYKSSACLDGVDVLVALAATRVEAYVSEGDFPCLARLITGVGNFHALNFILGILIENGQLDLLLQKYSAAADTNAGTAEAVRGFRMAVLTSLKHFNSNDLDAFAMVYNHFDMKHETASLLESRARQSLDQWFSRNDKDQNEDLLDSMRYFIEAAEVHSSIDAGNKTRSACAQASLLSLQIRMPDFQWLYQSETNARRALVEQSRFQEALIVAEAYGLNQPSEWALVLWNQMLKPELLEEFVAEFVAVLPLQSSMLADLARFYRAEVAARGDQSQFSVWLTGGGLPAEWAKYLGRSFRCLLRRTRDLRLRMQLAVLATGFTDVIDACSKALDKVPENAGPLVLRRGHGGAYLPLM, from the exons TACATGATTCAGACGATGATCCATCTACCAATTCAGAGTTACCTTCTTCTGGTTCGAATTTTTGCCCTAAGATTTTGTCTACTGTTTTTGGTGTTGCGATGAACAGTTTATACAAATGCTCCAGAGTTTTTTCCAGCAATTCGCATTACTGTATTGGATTTGTTTTGACGTTGGTGGATCCAGTATCTAGCAGTAACagtgatggaagtgaaaggagCATGTACAAAAATGTAGTCCTTGTTGCTAGGTTAGACAATTGGGGAATTCAGTGGGTTTGCTCAATTAAGCTTGAGGAAAATCTAAATGTTGGCCCACTGGTTGAGTGGACGGACTTTTGTTTTTCTGAAAATCTTCTTGTTTGTCTTAATGCCTCAGgcttaattgttttttattctgCAACGTCAGGTGAGTTTGTTGGACAGTTAGATGTTCTACAGAATTTTGGCCTCAAGCGTCAGTcttattttctggagaaaagCAAATTGTCTGTATTTGCTGACAGAAAAAGTATACAAGTTGATGAGGTCCAGGATAGTTCAACTTCTCAATTTGGCAATTGTTGTGGTAGAAGAATTTTTAGTAGATTGATGAGTGCTTTGCATACTTCCCTCTTAGCTGTGGTTGATGAATATGGTGCAATATATGTGATATGTGCTGGTGACTATTTGGTGGAAGAATGTCATACCAATGAGCTGCTTCCGCATTATAAGCGACTTGGACTTGGGATGCTGGTTGGTTGGGAGGTTGGTGGTTCTGACATTGGTTGCCAAAGAATGTATCCTGGTTTTGATGGTTATTTCAATTATGATGGTTATTTCAATTATAGCACGTCATCCATGAGTAAAGGGCATTTTCCTTACTTGAATGATAGTGGAAGTAATCCACTTCAGAAATTTCAAGAGGGAAACATTCGTGGAAAAGGGAAGCAATACTCATTTTTAAGTGGTTTTTCTGCTAGTTCAGAGATAAATCAGATGTTTCACAGTGCTGATGTAAAGTCTCACCTTTTGCGCAAAATATTTCTTCCCATGTATAAATTCAGTGGGGATGATTCTATTTGCTTTTCTCCATTTGGAATTACTCGGCTCCGTAGGAAGCACAACATGAAGGATCAGAAGGGTTCTCAAATTGTCCATTTTAATCTTCGTGCAGAGTTAGCAGTCTGTGATGATAGCTGCTTGAATAGTGGGTGTGAGATGTTTTACCTCCAGGGGAGGGATGTTTTCATTGGAGATGCAATTGGTTGCACTTTCCAGGGTTGTTTTTATTTGGTGACAGAAGGTGGTCTTTCGGTGGTTCTTCCCTCTGTTTCAGTATCTTCAAATTTCTTTCCTGTTGAGTCAATTGGATATCGGCATTCAAGTAACCATTCAGGCACTGGATATCAACTAAAAGACAACTTGGAATTGAAAGATTTCAAACAACCATGGTTGCCATGGAATATTGAGGTTTTGGACAGAGTTCTTCTGTATGGAAGTACTGAAGAAGCAGACCACCTGTGTCGGGAAAATG GGTGGAACTTGAAAATCTCTCGGATCCGTAGGTTGCAGTTGGCTTTGCACTATCTGAAATTTGATGAAATAGAGCT ATCTTTGGAAATGCTTGTAGGTGTCAATTTGGCAGAAGAAGGTATCTTGAGAATGCTCTTTGCTGCTGTTTATCTTATGCTATTTAAAGTTGGCAGTGAGAACGATGTTTCTGCTGCTTCAAG GCTTCTTGTGTTGGCTGCTCGCTTTGCGACCAAAATGATTCGTAAATATGGGTTGCTGCAGTATAATGGTTATCCACAAGGAGGGAGGCAACTACTTTCTCTTCCATCAGTTTTACCAGATAAAGTACAAACTGAAGTGCAAAATTCACAAAGGCTTCAAGAGATGGCTcattttttggaaattattcGGAATCTGCAATCTCGACTAAGTTCTAAGTTTAAGAGGCCAGGCCAAGGATCG GTGGATGGTGGAGAGGCATCAAGGTTGGTGGATGCAGATTTATCACAGGATGAACCTGAACTTTCAATTGTTTCAGTGGACACCTCATCTTTGGAGACACCAGACCAGCATGAGATTTCTTTTCCTGCATCTGCTGGCAGTGCTAATTATGCTGAGAATCTTGTTTTAACCCCTGTGGAACCCAAATCCCACTTTGACCCAGAGGATTTGAGTGAAGTATCTGCTTTTGTGCCTCGTGGGGGACTCTTGGAAAATCCCAAAGAGATGTTTGTACGCTGGAAGATAGATAATTTGGACCTTAAAACAGTGGTCAATGATGCTTTGCTGTCTGGACGTCTCCCTTTAGCAGTCCTTCAACTGCATCTTCATCGTTCAAGGGGATTGGTTTCTGATAAAGAGCCTCATGATACTTTCATGGAAGTTCGTGACATTGGAAGAGCTATTGCATATGACCTATTTTTGAAG GGTGAAACTGGGCTTGCTGTGGCAACATTGCAAAGGCTTGGTGAGGATGTTGAAACCAGCCTCAAACAGTTATTGTTTGGCACAGTAAGGAGATCTCTTCGAGCGCAACTCACCGAGGAGATGAAAAGATATGGTTACCTGGTACCGTATGAGTTGAAGATATTAGATACGATATCACTCATTGAG aGGCTCTATCCGAGCAGTAGTTTCTGGAAAACATTTATCGGACGGCAGAAAGAATACATGAGGGTTCCAGCTAGTTCAAATCCACCAAGAAGAAATTATTTGCGACTACTGCATTCACATGTTATCAACAATTTTACCATTGAGTGCAATGAAGTTGATGGAGTTGTTTTAGGTTCATGGGCAAATGTAGATGAAAATCCTTTGGTTCCTTTGGCTGATGAAGGTAATCCTCAGTCTGGATACTGGGCTGCAGCTGCTATCTGGTCTAGTGACTGGGATCAGAGAACCATTGATCGT ATAGTTTTGGATCAATCTTCCTTCATGGGTGTTCATGTGTTATGGGAATCTCAACTTGAATATTACATATGCCGTAATGACTGGGCAGAAGTCTCTAAACTCCTGGACCTGATTCCTGATGCTATTTTAGTTGATGGAAGCCTCCAAGTCAGTTTGGATGGTCTACACCCTGCTTCAGTTGGATGTGAAAGGGAATCTTCTAGTTATAGCAATTACTTATGCTCTCTTGAAGAATTGGATGTCGTCTGTATGGAAGTTCGAGATGTCAAAGTTTTGAGGTTTGCAGCAATCATTATGAGCTCCACGTGGTTAAAGGTACTAGTGGAGGAGAAGCTTGCTAGGAGGCTTATTTTTTTGAAGGAGTATTGGGAAGGCACAGCAGAGATAGTACCACTTCTGGCCCGTTCAGGCCTAATTACTGGCAAATATAAGATTCCTTCGGACGTTGATCTAGTTGAGAGTATTTCAGATCTAAAATCCTTAGATGGTGGTGTGACATTTAACTCGGATTCGATACAGTCTCTGCGCAAATTACTTTTGCACCATTGTGTGAATTGTAACTTGCCATACCTTTTGGACCTTTACCTTGAGCACCACGAGTTGGTAGTACATAATGATTCACTATATTCATTGCAGGATGCTGCA GGAGATTGTGAATGGGCAAAATGGTTGCTCTTATCTAGGGTTAAGGGTTCTGAGTATGATGCATCATTTTCAAATGCTCGCTCAATAACATCACAAAACTTAGTTCCAACTGCGAATCTCAATGTTCATGAGATGGATGAAATAATTCGTACTGTGGATGACATTGCGGAAGGAGGTGGAGAACTGGCAGCTTTGGCAACCCTAATGTATGCCCCTGCTCCTATTCAAAATTGTCTGAGTAGTGGTAGTGTAAAGAGGCATAGTAGCTCCTCAGCCCAGTGCACACTGGAGAACCTTAAGCCTACCTTGCAGCGATTCCCTACATTATGGCGCACATTGGTATCTGCATGTTTTGGACAAGATACAACATATAGTTATTATGGCcctaaaaaaaagaatg CtttattggaatatttaaattggcgTGACCATGTCTTCTTCTCCACTGGACGTGATACTTCACTTCTGCAAATGCTGCCTTGCTGGTTTCCTAAGTCTGTACGGAGATTGATTCAACTTTATGTCCAG GGTCCTCTTGGATGGCAATCAATACCTGGGATGCCAATTGGAGAAACTTTGCTGCACAGAGAGATTGATTTTTCTATAAATGTTGATGAACATGCTGAAATTGGTGCTATGTCTTGGGAAGCAACCATCCAAAAGCACATTGAAGAGGAACTCTATGATCCTGCACTTGAG GAAACTGGGCTTGGGCTTGAGCATCAGTTGCATCGTGGACGAGCTCTATGTGCTTTTAAGCGTCTTCTTACTGTTAGAGTTCAGAAATTGAAATCAGAAGGGAAGTCTCGTGCAGCAGAACATGGACAAAAGAATGTGCAATCAGATGTGCTAACACTTCTTGCACCTATAACAGAAAGTGAAGAGTCTCTTCTTTCATCT GTTGTCCCACTTGCTATTATGCATTTTGAGGATTCAGTATTGGTTGCGTCATGCGCTTTTCTCCTAGAGCTTTGTGGTTTATCTGCAAGCATGCTCCGTGTGGACATCGCTGCCTTGAGACGGATATCTGCTTATTACAAAACCACTGAAAACAATGAGAGTACAAGACAACTTTCACCAAAGAGTTCTGCCTTTCATGCAGTTTCACGTGAAGGTGATATAACAGAATCTCTAGCACAAGCTCTGGCAGATGAATATCTACACCAGGATGTTGCAAGCATTGCTAAACAAAAGGAGATCCTGAGTTTGCGTAATGGTAGAAAGTCTTCTCGAGCTCTCATGCTTGTATTACAGAATTTAGAAAAGGTGAGCCTCCCAACCATGGTGGATGGAAAGACATGTGGGGCTTGGCTTTTGAGTGGAAATGGAGATGGAATTGAGTTAAGATCTCAACAAAAAGCTGCAAGCCAGCACTGGAATCTAGTTACAGTTTTTTGTCAGATGCATCAACTTCCTTTGAGCACAAAATACCTTGCTGTATTGGCAAGAGACAATGATTGG GTTGGATATTTGTCCGAAGCTCAGGTTGGAGGATATCCTTTTGACACAGTAATCCAAGTT GCATCAAAGGAATTTAGCGATCCACATCTTAGAATTCATATATTAACAGTTTTGAAAGGCATGCAGTCGAGGAAAAAAGCTAGCTCTTCTCCATATCCAGATACTACAGAGAAAAGTACTGAAATTTCCTTTTTAGATGAAGACATTTGTATCCCAGTTGAACTCTTTACAATTTTAGCAGAGTGTGAGAAGCAGAAAAGTCCTGGAGCAGCCCTTTTGATGAAAGCCAAGGACTTGTCCTGGTCAATTTTGGCAATGATTGCATCATGCTTTCCAGATGTGTCTCCACTGTCCTGCTTGACAGTGTGGCTGGAAATAACTGCAGCAAG GGAAACTTCATCTATTAAGGTGAATGATATTGCTAGCCAGATTGCAGATAATGTTGGAGCAGCTGTTGAAGCTAGCAATTCTCTGCCAGCAGGTAGTAGAGCCCTAACATTTCATTACAACCGAAGGAATCCAAAACGTCGGCGTCTTTTGGAGCCCGGGGGGCGGGATGTATCTCCTGCCACGGTTTCTGATAAGTCAACTGGTCATGTGGTTGAAAATGTAATTGCTCAGGAAATCGTGGTTGAGGATGAAAGAAGAGTAGACATTGGTGAACATAATAAACTTCATAGTGACTCGGATGACGGGCCTGTCTCACTGTCCAAGATGGTTGCTGTGCTTTGTGAACAACGTTTGTTCCTGCCTTTGCTGAGGGCATTTGAGATGTTCCTTCCTTCTTGCTCTCTTTTATCTTTCATACGTGCTCTTCAG GCATTTTCACAAATGCGTCTCTCTGAAGCATCAGCACACTTGGGCTCCTTTTCTGCCCGAATCAAAGAAGAACCAATCCATTTACAAGCTAATATAGGAAGAGAAGGTCAGATTGGGACAACATGGATAAGTGACACAGCTATTAAAGCTGCCGATGCTATGCTTTCGACTTGCCCATCTCCTTATGAAAAGAGATGTTTGCTACAACTTCTCGCGGCAACTGACTTTGGGGATGGAGGATCAGCGGCCACATATTACAGACGACtttattggaaaattaatttAGCTGAGCCTTCATTGCGTAAAGATGATGTTTTACACCTTGGAAATGAGACCCTGGATGATGCCTCACTTCTAACAGCATTGGAGAAGAATAGTCATTGGGAGCAAGCACGAAACTGGGCTAAGCAGTTGGAAGCCAGTGGTGGACCTTGGAAATCTGCAGTGCATCGTGTTACTGAAACTCAG GTTGAATCTATGGTAGCTGAATGGAAGGAGTTCCTATGGGATGTTCCAGAGGAGAGAGTGGCTTTATGGGGCCATTGCCAGACACTGTTCATCAGATATTCTTTCCCGGCTTTACAG GCTGGTCTATTTTTCCTCAAACACGCAGAAGCTGTAGAAAAAGATCTTCCAGCTAGGGAGCTTCATGAGTTGTTACTGCTTTCTTTACAATGGTTAAGTGGGATGATAACCCTGTCCAACCC AGTTTATCCGTTGCATCTTCTGCGAGAAATTGAGACTAAAGTATGGCTCTTGGCAGTAGAGTCAGAGGCACAGGTGAAGAGTGAAGGAGAATTCAGTTTAACCAATTCCATCCGTGATTCAATTACTAAAAATAGCTCCAATATCATTGACCGAACTGCGAGTATAATCACAAAGATGGACAATCATATTAATGCAATCAGGAATAGAACGGTCGAGAAACATGATGCAAGAGAAATTAACCCAGTGCATTACAAGAACCAATTTGATGCTAGCTATTCAACAACAGCAAGTGGGAATACAAAGGCTAAAAGAAGGGCAAAGGGCTATGTGTCACTAAGACGTCCACTACTGGACCCGGCAGATAAAACTGTTGATTCTGACGAGGTTTCTAGTTCTCACAACAGTAAAAATGATGTGCAGTTGCAGGATGAGAACATAAGAATGGAAACGTCTTTTTCTAGGTGGGAAGAAAGGGTTGGACCTGCAGAGCTGGAAAGGGCTGTGCTTTCTTTATTGGAATTTGGCCAAATAACAGCGGCCAAGCAACTCCAACATAAACTATCCCCTCATCTAATACCTTCAGAATTCGTACTTGTAGATGCTGCTTTAAAGCTTGCAGCAATCTCAGCTCCAAGTGGGCTAGTATCCATATCAATACTTGATGAGGATGTGCGATCAGTTATGCAGTCACATGGTATACTTACTAACCAGCATCAGATGGAACCAATGCAG GTATTGGAGAGCTTAGCAACCATATTTACTGAAGGTTGTGGCCGTGGGCTATGTAAGAGAATAATAGCAGTTGTAAAAGCTGCAAACGTGCTGGGACTTTCGTTTTCAGAGGCCTTTGATAAGCAACCAATTGAATTACTACAGCTGCTGTCCCTTAAAGCACAAGAATCATTTGAAGAGGCATATCTCCTTGTGCAGACTCATTCCATGCCGGCAGCTAATATTGCTCAAATTCTTGCTGAATCATTTCtaaag GGCTTATTGGCTGCTCATCGTGGGGGATACATGGATTCTCAAAAGGAGGAAGGACCTGCTCCCTTATTGTGGAGGTTTTCAGATTTCTTGAAGTGGGCGGAGCTTTGCCCTTCTGAACCAGAAATTGGCCATGCATTGATGCGTATGGTGATCACTGGACAAGAAATACCACATGCCTGTGAG GTAGAGCTTCTTATTTTGTCCCACCACTTCTACAAATCATCTGCTTGCCTAGATGGAGTTGATGTTCTTGTAGCCCTTGCTGCAACTAGGGTGGAAGCTTATGTTTCTGAAGGAGATTTTCCATGTTTGGCTCGCCTCATAACTGGAGTAGGAAATTTCCATGCCCTAAATTTCATTCTCGGAATTCTTATAGAAAATGGTCAATTggatcttcttcttcaaaaataCTCGGCAGCTGCAGATACAAATGCTGGTACTGCTGAGGCTGTCAGGGGCTTTCGGATGGCTGTTCTCACATCACTCAAGCATTTCAATTCCAATGATCTTGATGCATTTGCAATG GTCTACAACCACTTTGACATGAAACATGAAACCGCTTCTCTTTTAGAGTCCCGAGCTCGACAGTCTTTGGACCAGTGGTTCAGTCGCAATGATAAGGACCAGAATGAAGACCTCTTAGACTCTATGCGCTATTTCATCGAAGCTGCTGAAGTTCACTCTTCCATTGATGCTGGCAATAAGACACGGAGTGCCTGTGCTCAAGCTTCGCTTTTGTCACTTCAAATTAGAATGCCTGATTTCCAGTGGCTTTACCAATCTGAAACCAATGCCAGGAGAGCGCTAGTTGAGCAGTCCCGTTTCCAAGAGGCCCTAATAGTTGCTGAAGCCTATGGCCTTAACCAGCCTAGTGAGTGGGCTTTGGTACTCTGGAATCAGATGCTCAAACCAGAACTACTTGAAGAGTTTGTGGCTGAATTTGTAGCTGTGCTACCTCTACAGTCTTCAATGCTTGCTGATCTAGCAAGATTTTATAGGGCTGAGGTGGCAGCTAGAGGGGACCAGTCTCAATTCTCAGTTTGGCTTACTGGGGGAGGGTTACCTGCAGAATGGGCTAAATACTTGGGAAGATCATTTAGATGCTTGTTGAGGAGGACTAGGGATTTAAGGTTGCGAATGCAGCTTGCAGTGTTGGCAACTGGGTTTACCGATGTGATTGATGCATGTTCAAAGGCCTTAGATAAGGTACCTGAAAATGCAGGACCTCTTGTGCTGAGGAGAGGACATGGTGGGGCATACCTCCCGCTAATGTGA